The Zingiber officinale cultivar Zhangliang chromosome 10A, Zo_v1.1, whole genome shotgun sequence genome contains a region encoding:
- the LOC122028238 gene encoding alpha-humulene 10-hydroxylase-like — MAMEANFLFSPSFITLFLGFFMALLVVLRRAGSGDHKSQGQVLAPLPPGPPRLPLIGNIHQIAGANPHRTLRSLARTHGPLTLLRLGQVNLVVASCVEAVEDIIKRHDLNFASRPTDLTFANILAYDGLSVAMAPYGGYWKQMRKIYAMELLNSRRVKSFATIREDVVRKMTAEIASKALAQTPLDLGAMLSSMANVLVVKTAFGERCKQQSEFLELVKEAVGLLTSFSVGDMYPSLKFLDTLTGLKAKLERVRGKLDKVFDEIMGQRQAAARADAPAEEDLFIDVLLRLRDEGGLDFPITTESIKAVVLEIFIGGTETSSSTIEWAMSELVKNPETMEKTQREIREAMRGKSSSKMEESDISKFSYLKLVIKETLRLHPPGPLMLPRVCENTCEVMGYRVPAGARVLINVFALGRDEAYWGADAESFKPERFESGSVDFTGLNFEFMSFGAGRRICPGMNFGLSAVEVGLAHLLFHFDWKLPHGMKTEDLDMMEISGTSAPRKTPLVVLADLAIPLP, encoded by the exons ATGGCCATGGAAGCTAATTTCCTCTTCTCCCCTTCCTTCATCACCCTCTTTCTCGGCTTCTTCATGGCACTGCTAGTGGTGCTCAGGAGAGCAGGGAGTGGAGATCACAAATCACAAGGACAAGTACTAGCTCCTCTGCCACCCGGCCCTCCAAGACTTCCCCTCATCGGAAACATCCACCAAATTGCCGGCGCCAACCCTCACCGTACTCTGCGCAGCCTCGCTCGAACTCACGGCCCGCTGACACTGCTCCGCCTCGGGCAGGTCAACTTGGTCGTCGCCTCGTGCGTGGAGGCCGTGGAGGATATCATCAAGCGGCATGACCTCAACTTTGCCAGCCGGCCGACCGACTTGACCTTCGCCAACATATTGGCCTACGACGGGCTCAGCGTCGCCATGGCCCCCTACGGTGGATATTGGAAGCAGATGAGGAAGATCTACGCCATGGAGCTGCTCAACTCCCGGCGCGTCAAGTCCTTCGCCACCATCCGCGAGGATGTGGTCCGTAAGATGACGGCGGAGATAGCTAGCAAGGCTTTGGCCCAAACGCCTCTCGATCTCGGCGCGATGTTGAGCTCCATGGCCAATGTGTTGGTGGTCAAAACGGCGTTCGGCGAAAGATGCAAACAACAGTCCGAGTTCTTGGAGCTGGTGAAGGAGGCCGTGGGCCTCCTCACCAGCTTCTCGGTGGGTGACATGTACCCCTCCCTCAAATTCTTGGACACTCTCACTGGATTGAAGGCCAAGTTAGAGCGTGTTCGTGGAAAGTTAGACAAAGTGTTCGATGAAATCATGGGACAGCGTCAGGCTGCTGCACGAGCCGATGCACCAGCGGAGGAGGATTTATTTATCGACGTACTTCTCAGGCTTAGAGATGAAGGCGGCCTAGATTTTCCCATCACAACCGAGAGCATCAAGGCCGTTGTCCTG GAAATATTTATTGGAGGAACAGAGACATCATCGTCGACGATTGAATGGGCTATGTCAGAGCTGGTGAAGAACCCTGAGACAATGGAGAAGACCCAGCGAGAGATAAGGGAGGCGATGCGAGGGAAGAGTAGTAGTAAGATGGAAGAGAGTGACATCTCCAAGTTCAGCTACCTCAAGTTGGTGATCAAGGAGACGCTGAGGCTCCATCCTCCAGGCCCTCTGATGCTTCCCAGAGTATGCGAAAACACCTGCGAGGTCATGGGGTATCGTGTGCCGGCCGGAGCCCGAGTCCTGATCAATGTGTTCGCGTTGGGGAGAGATGAAGCCTACTGGGGCGCCGACGCCGAAAGCTTCAAGCCGGAGAGATTTGAGAGTGGCTCAGTCGACTTCACCGGCCTCAACTTCGAGTTCATGTCATTTGGTGCAGGGCGAAGGATCTGCCCTGGCATGAACTTTGGGCTGTCCGCAGTGGAAGTTGGGTTGGCTCACCTCCTCTTCCACTTCGACTGGAAGCTTCCTCATGGAATGAAGACAGAGGATTTGGACATGATGGAGATTTCCGGGACGAGTGCACCCAGGAAAACACCACTCGTTGTGCTTGCCGATCTCGCCATTCCTCTGCCATAG